Proteins from a genomic interval of Candidatus Bathyarchaeota archaeon:
- a CDS encoding 50S ribosomal protein L23, whose product MNPEEIILYPLMTEVTSRLLETENKLVFIVNDKANKQDVKRAVEELYDVKVRKVNITYTGKGKKKAYVRLEPGYNAADVAIRLGVL is encoded by the coding sequence ATGAACCCTGAAGAGATCATATTATACCCGCTGATGACTGAGGTTACCAGCAGACTATTGGAGACTGAAAACAAACTCGTCTTCATTGTAAACGATAAAGCTAATAAACAGGATGTTAAGAGGGCAGTTGAAGAACTATACGATGTTAAGGTGAGAAAAGTGAACATCACATATACTGGTAAGGGAAAGAAGAAGGCTTATGTAAGACTTGAGCCCGGCTATAACGCGGCGGACGTCGCCATAAGGCTAGGCGTATTGTAA
- the rpl4p gene encoding 50S ribosomal protein L4: MGKVTSKIFDLQGKPVDKVRLPEVFRTPLRPDVIKRAVIAIQSHRIQPQGRDKMAGKRTTAESWGVNHGISRVPRLRDSRRAAFAPGTVGGRPAHPPVVDKKIEKKIPKKERRLALFSAIAATGMKEIIAKRGHEVDGVPDLPLIVTEDIQSIKRTQDLKSVFVNLGIWPDVYRVEESIKVRAGKGKMRGRRLKMAVGPLIVISKDDGIVKAARNLPGVDVAYVKDLNPEILAPGTHPGRLTVWARPAIEELRDLKH; the protein is encoded by the coding sequence ATGGGCAAAGTCACTTCGAAAATTTTCGATCTGCAAGGAAAACCTGTTGACAAGGTTAGGCTGCCAGAAGTATTTCGAACGCCCTTAAGACCCGATGTCATAAAGAGAGCTGTCATCGCCATACAATCACATAGGATTCAGCCGCAGGGGAGAGATAAGATGGCTGGAAAGCGGACGACCGCTGAGTCATGGGGTGTCAACCATGGCATATCAAGGGTTCCGAGACTTAGAGATTCGAGGAGAGCAGCATTCGCACCTGGAACCGTCGGAGGGAGACCAGCCCACCCCCCGGTTGTTGATAAGAAGATCGAGAAGAAGATACCTAAGAAGGAGAGGCGTCTCGCACTCTTCTCGGCAATAGCGGCTACGGGCATGAAGGAGATCATAGCTAAGAGGGGACATGAGGTTGACGGAGTTCCAGACCTGCCGCTCATAGTGACCGAGGATATTCAAAGCATAAAGAGGACGCAGGACCTGAAGTCTGTATTCGTAAACTTGGGGATATGGCCGGACGTATACAGAGTTGAGGAAAGCATCAAGGTGCGTGCTGGTAAGGGGAAGATGCGGGGAAGAAGACTGAAAATGGCCGTAGGCCCATTAATCGTGATATCAAAGGACGACGGGATCGTTAAGGCTGCGCGGAATCTTCCAGGCGTCGACGTAGCATACGTTAAGGATTTGAATCCGGAAATACTTGCCCCTGGAACCCATCCTGGAAGACTCACAGTATGGGCTAGACCAGCAATAGAGGAGTTGAGAGACCTTAAGCATTGA
- a CDS encoding 50S ribosomal protein L3, translating to MGHRKKNAPRRGSLAYLPRGRASRPKGRIRFWPEVEGGPTLLGFAGYKAGTTHIFIIEDRQRSPNFGKEVACPVTVIDAPPMLVCSLRAYTKDVNGLRTLSECWAADLPKDFDRLKVVLKKGNSEDGLKKIEANLDKIVEFRVIMATQPRLAGVPKKKPDLMEVKIGGGTIGEQFEYAKNILGKTISVEEVFKEGQFIDVIAVTKGKGWQGVVKRWGVRILQDKSNKTKRGIGTLGAWGPGRVLYTVPRAGQMGYHQRTEFNKRILKIGKEITLAGGFLRYGQVKGPYVMVKGSVPGPAKRLIRMRYPARPPKIAVQAPQITYVSLASPQGA from the coding sequence GTGGGCCATAGGAAAAAGAATGCTCCAAGAAGGGGTTCCCTAGCATATCTGCCTAGGGGACGGGCTTCAAGACCTAAGGGAAGGATAAGGTTCTGGCCCGAGGTTGAAGGGGGACCCACACTCCTAGGATTTGCGGGTTACAAGGCTGGGACAACACACATCTTTATTATTGAGGATAGACAGCGTTCACCTAACTTTGGTAAGGAGGTGGCATGTCCAGTCACGGTTATTGATGCGCCTCCGATGCTTGTCTGCTCCCTCAGGGCTTACACGAAGGATGTAAATGGGTTGAGAACTCTCTCCGAATGCTGGGCTGCTGATCTGCCAAAAGATTTTGATAGGCTTAAAGTTGTGTTGAAAAAGGGTAACAGTGAAGATGGTTTGAAGAAGATCGAGGCAAACTTGGATAAGATTGTCGAATTCCGCGTTATTATGGCGACGCAGCCTAGGCTTGCAGGCGTTCCCAAGAAGAAGCCTGACCTTATGGAGGTTAAGATCGGTGGGGGAACAATTGGCGAACAGTTTGAATATGCCAAGAATATTCTGGGAAAAACTATTTCGGTAGAAGAGGTCTTTAAGGAGGGCCAATTTATAGACGTTATAGCCGTGACAAAGGGTAAGGGATGGCAGGGCGTGGTCAAGAGGTGGGGTGTAAGAATACTCCAGGATAAGTCAAACAAGACGAAGAGGGGGATAGGCACGCTTGGAGCCTGGGGTCCGGGAAGAGTATTATACACTGTTCCAAGGGCAGGGCAAATGGGTTATCACCAGAGAACAGAATTTAACAAGCGTATACTCAAGATAGGAAAGGAGATCACGCTGGCAGGCGGCTTCCTACGCTACGGCCAAGTTAAAGGCCCATATGTGATGGTGAAGGGAAGCGTTCCAGGTCCTGCAAAGAGGCTCATCAGGATGAGATATCCGGCAAGACCGCCTAAGATCGCTGTTCAAGCTCCTCAGATTACATATGTGTCGCTTGCATCGCCTCAGGGAGCTTAG
- a CDS encoding 5-formyltetrahydrofolate cyclo-ligase, with protein MSDIKEEKESIRRRIWSLMEEKGVTSFPRPVYGRIPNFKGAEKAARRLMDLKEYMDARVVKVNPDAPQHPVRAMVLSDRKTLIMPTPRLRRGFMLLNPDRVAASCLEASTIGGAFKYGEICPLEKMPRIDLVIVGSVAVTPNGKRVGKGGGYCELEYAILREVGAVDKDTPVFTTVHDIQVVENLPCEDHDLIVDAILTPTKVIIVESEREKPRGIIWEKISHHHLKEIPILSELKEKQTN; from the coding sequence ATGAGCGACATAAAAGAGGAGAAGGAAAGCATCAGAAGAAGAATCTGGTCGCTCATGGAGGAGAAGGGCGTAACAAGTTTTCCTAGACCAGTTTATGGCAGAATACCTAATTTTAAGGGAGCGGAAAAGGCGGCAAGGAGGCTTATGGACCTCAAAGAGTATATGGATGCAAGAGTTGTAAAGGTTAATCCTGATGCGCCCCAGCATCCAGTAAGGGCTATGGTTCTATCCGACAGAAAAACGCTGATAATGCCCACGCCAAGGCTGAGAAGGGGGTTCATGCTTCTAAATCCAGACCGAGTTGCAGCCAGTTGCTTGGAGGCATCAACAATTGGAGGAGCATTCAAATATGGTGAAATATGCCCCCTAGAGAAGATGCCTAGAATCGATCTCGTAATCGTGGGATCAGTAGCCGTAACGCCAAATGGGAAACGGGTAGGCAAGGGCGGAGGATACTGCGAACTAGAATACGCGATACTTAGAGAGGTAGGAGCAGTAGACAAGGATACACCTGTATTCACAACGGTCCACGACATACAGGTCGTTGAGAATCTCCCATGCGAGGATCACGACCTAATTGTCGACGCGATACTAACACCTACAAAGGTTATAATAGTCGAGAGTGAAAGAGAAAAGCCGAGGGGGATAATTTGGGAGAAAATATCACACCATCACCTGAAAGAGATCCCAATACTTTCTGAGCTAAAAGAAAAGCAAACTAATTAA
- a CDS encoding SufD family Fe-S cluster assembly protein: protein MSKDKEDVSRERDKPAKLGLDLDIQKFSRQGREWTPCPVSKLPREIIERALEVGVVPSEGSRSATYFQLDHSVISRAVSKIFEDKIEMLSTREALKKYDWFRDYWWKLIPADMDKYTSLANLNWDQGYFIRILEDQKVTIPLQACIYISTDNLNQNVHNVIIAEPGSEAQIITGCTVHKNVRRGLHVGITEFYIKEDAKVTFTMIHNWAQEFDSRPRSAAALEENASFVSNYMCFKPLRSIQMYPVAYCRGANSRVSFNSIIYGSGDSYIDVGAKVVLQNEKCRGEVITRAIASDNSQIYSRGFLQGEHDDCKAHLECRGLLLSDKAVIYAVPELLAKAPGAELSHEAAVGKIAEEQILYLMARGFTEEEAEALIVRGFMDVSIFGLPKELEADIQRIVDATTKRAL, encoded by the coding sequence GAAGGGAGTGGACGCCATGCCCAGTATCCAAGCTTCCAAGAGAGATAATTGAGAGGGCTCTTGAGGTCGGAGTTGTTCCAAGCGAGGGCTCACGTTCAGCAACCTATTTCCAGCTTGACCACTCAGTTATATCACGAGCAGTCTCAAAGATCTTCGAAGACAAGATTGAGATGCTGAGCACTAGGGAAGCCCTCAAGAAGTATGACTGGTTCAGGGATTATTGGTGGAAACTGATCCCCGCTGACATGGATAAGTACACCTCCCTAGCGAACCTCAATTGGGATCAGGGATACTTTATTAGGATATTAGAAGATCAGAAGGTCACAATCCCACTCCAGGCTTGCATCTATATCTCAACAGACAACCTAAACCAGAACGTCCATAACGTCATCATCGCGGAGCCCGGGTCAGAAGCCCAGATAATAACGGGATGCACCGTCCACAAGAATGTTCGGAGAGGATTACATGTTGGAATAACGGAGTTCTACATCAAAGAAGACGCAAAGGTAACATTCACAATGATACATAACTGGGCCCAAGAATTCGATTCGCGACCTAGGTCAGCCGCCGCCTTAGAGGAGAACGCGTCCTTTGTCAGCAATTACATGTGCTTCAAACCGCTTAGGAGCATACAAATGTATCCGGTTGCATACTGTAGGGGCGCTAACTCGAGAGTTAGCTTTAACAGCATCATATACGGATCAGGAGACTCCTACATCGATGTTGGAGCAAAAGTTGTACTCCAAAATGAGAAGTGCAGGGGGGAAGTCATAACGAGAGCAATCGCCTCAGACAACTCGCAGATTTACTCAAGAGGCTTCCTTCAGGGGGAGCATGACGATTGCAAAGCACACCTTGAATGCAGGGGTCTACTGCTCTCAGACAAGGCAGTGATATACGCTGTTCCGGAGCTCCTCGCGAAGGCCCCTGGCGCTGAACTATCACATGAAGCCGCTGTTGGAAAGATAGCTGAGGAGCAGATCTTATATCTCATGGCAAGAGGCTTCACAGAGGAGGAGGCTGAAGCCCTTATTGTAAGAGGCTTCATGGACGTAAGCATCTTCGGGTTACCTAAGGAGCTGGAGGCGGATATACAGCGGATCGTAGACGCCACTACGAAAAGAGCACTGTAG